A genomic window from Alkalihalobacillus sp. AL-G includes:
- a CDS encoding M3 family oligoendopeptidase: protein MKLTKLPQAWNLENIFSGGSASEELKTYIMSIEEDVENAKENVQKCNPESHQQLADVVEEISRLSAKLHESGAFVGCLVAQDVKDKDALALRGKLEQISAKYHSVWTRFDEILTHVSDNDWKTILQYDQLYPYSFILSERRSHAVEKLSYDQESLINDLAVDGYHAWSNLYDMVVGKMNIPFEEDGEVKELSVGQLDNKLSSKDPEVRHRAFESYEKAWEEQEDFCAEALNHLAGFRLSTYEHRDWSSVLKEPLSINRMSQETLDTMWDVIVQHKNKFVKYLERKADMLGLEKLGWTDIDAPVGSTETKLSYDEAANFIIEQFNQYNPKMSEFSKGAFEKAWIEAEDRSGKRPGGFCTSFPNSKETRIFMTYSGTPSNVSTLAHELGHAYHQHVMDDLPYLNQNYAMNVAETASTYAEMVVSDAAVANAKTEDERLVLLEDKIQRSIAFFMNIHARFLFETRFYKEREQGLVSVSRLKELMEEAQKEAHCDALGEYHPYFWASKLHFYITDVPFYNFPYTFGYLFSAGIYAKAKEQGTAFEEKYIALLKDTGSMSVEELAEKHLGEDLTKPHFWKQAIQSAVQDVEEFLDLTK, encoded by the coding sequence ATTTTCCGGTGGAAGTGCTTCAGAGGAATTGAAGACCTATATCATGTCCATTGAAGAAGATGTGGAAAACGCAAAGGAAAATGTACAAAAATGCAATCCCGAGAGTCACCAGCAGCTGGCCGATGTTGTAGAAGAAATCAGTCGACTATCTGCCAAGCTGCACGAGTCGGGAGCATTCGTCGGCTGCCTCGTTGCCCAGGATGTGAAAGACAAAGATGCACTTGCGCTTAGAGGGAAGCTTGAACAAATCAGTGCTAAATATCATTCTGTTTGGACTCGCTTTGATGAAATACTTACTCACGTATCGGATAACGATTGGAAGACGATCTTGCAATATGACCAGTTGTATCCATATTCATTCATATTGAGTGAGCGCCGTTCACATGCGGTTGAAAAGCTTTCGTACGATCAAGAGTCACTCATTAATGACCTTGCAGTTGATGGCTATCATGCATGGTCCAACTTATATGATATGGTCGTCGGGAAAATGAACATTCCGTTCGAAGAAGACGGTGAAGTAAAGGAGCTTTCTGTAGGACAATTGGATAACAAACTATCCAGTAAAGATCCGGAAGTTCGTCACCGTGCTTTCGAAAGCTATGAAAAGGCATGGGAGGAGCAGGAGGATTTCTGTGCAGAGGCATTGAATCATCTCGCGGGATTCCGGCTTAGTACCTACGAACATCGAGATTGGTCCTCTGTCTTAAAAGAGCCCCTCAGTATCAACCGTATGTCTCAGGAAACACTTGATACAATGTGGGATGTTATTGTTCAGCATAAGAACAAATTTGTTAAATACCTTGAGCGTAAAGCAGATATGCTTGGTCTTGAAAAACTAGGCTGGACGGATATCGACGCACCAGTTGGAAGTACGGAAACAAAACTTTCCTACGATGAAGCGGCTAACTTTATCATTGAGCAATTTAACCAATACAATCCGAAAATGAGCGAGTTTTCAAAAGGGGCGTTTGAAAAAGCTTGGATTGAAGCGGAGGATCGTTCTGGTAAGCGACCTGGGGGCTTCTGCACAAGTTTCCCGAATTCAAAGGAAACACGGATCTTCATGACGTACTCTGGTACACCAAGTAATGTATCAACCCTTGCTCACGAACTCGGGCATGCGTATCATCAGCATGTTATGGATGATTTACCGTATTTAAACCAGAACTATGCGATGAATGTAGCAGAAACAGCTTCGACCTATGCTGAAATGGTTGTTTCGGACGCAGCGGTTGCAAACGCAAAAACAGAAGATGAACGACTTGTTTTATTAGAGGATAAAATTCAGCGCTCAATCGCATTCTTCATGAACATTCATGCTCGTTTCTTATTCGAGACTCGCTTTTATAAAGAGAGAGAACAAGGCCTTGTTTCCGTGTCACGGTTAAAGGAATTGATGGAGGAAGCACAGAAAGAAGCACATTGTGATGCATTAGGGGAATATCATCCGTACTTCTGGGCATCAAAGCTTCATTTCTATATTACAGACGTACCTTTTTATAATTTCCCATACACATTCGGCTACTTGTTTAGTGCAGGAATTTATGCTAAGGCCAAGGAACAGGGAACAGCATTTGAGGAAAAATATATCGCTTTACTGAAGGATACCGGATCAATGTCAGTTGAAGAACTGGCAGAAAAACATCTTGGTGAAGACTTGACGAAACCACACTTTTGGAAGCAAGCGATCCAATCAGCTGTTCAGGATGTTGAGGAATTCTTAGACCTGACCAAATAA
- a CDS encoding Na(+)/H(+) antiporter subunit F1, whose translation MSPFLNTVTWICLIVNAISIAMLLYRAIKGPSNPDRVVAIDTIGINLISMTGIIAIHLNTTQLNDIILLIGILTFIATVAIAKFLEKGVIIDRSRD comes from the coding sequence ATGAGCCCCTTTTTAAATACGGTGACCTGGATATGTTTAATCGTCAATGCAATTTCAATCGCTATGCTGCTTTATCGTGCCATAAAAGGACCTTCTAATCCAGATCGTGTAGTTGCTATTGACACGATCGGCATTAACCTGATTTCCATGACCGGGATCATAGCCATTCATCTCAACACAACACAGCTGAACGATATTATATTGCTGATCGGCATTTTGACGTTTATCGCGACTGTAGCCATTGCGAAATTTTTGGAAAAGGGTGTTATCATTGATCGAAGTCGTGATTAG
- the mnhG gene encoding monovalent cation/H(+) antiporter subunit G, which yields MLSLIEVVISILLLIGTFFVFSSSLGLLRFPDVYSRLHAATKSATLGVAGVLLAAFLFFLFDEDMVSGKLILGILFVLLTAPVSGHMISRAAYRTGVPLSDRSIKDELHDIYNEKKMDQNDSMD from the coding sequence GTGTTATCATTGATCGAAGTCGTGATTAGTATATTACTGTTAATCGGCACGTTCTTTGTCTTTTCAAGTTCACTTGGCCTATTGCGGTTTCCTGATGTATACTCAAGGCTGCATGCTGCTACAAAGAGTGCAACGCTCGGTGTAGCAGGGGTTTTACTAGCGGCGTTTCTGTTTTTCTTATTTGATGAGGATATGGTGAGCGGAAAATTGATTCTCGGTATACTATTTGTCCTTCTAACAGCTCCAGTCAGTGGTCATATGATATCGAGGGCAGCTTATCGGACGGGTGTACCGCTTTCTGATCGTAGCATTAAGGATGAACTTCATGATATTTATAATGAAAAAAAGATGGACCAAAATGATTCAATGGATTAA
- the pssA gene encoding CDP-diacylglycerol--serine O-phosphatidyltransferase, translating to MYFLERFDQSLKRFKSQTANILTLLNLTLGAIALVFILRGQLELSFWFIFLCALFDRFDGMVARKLQIESELGKQLDSLCDLISFGIAPAFLIYQASLHEFGIPGIVFILIYIICGAIRLARFNITEFNGHFSGVPITAAGCLLALSYLTTNLLPNFVFMFLVIILSFLMISTVRVKKR from the coding sequence ATGTATTTTTTAGAGAGGTTTGACCAGTCCTTAAAACGATTTAAAAGTCAAACTGCAAACATCCTGACCTTATTAAATCTGACTCTTGGGGCTATTGCACTTGTGTTTATCCTGAGAGGACAGCTTGAACTTAGCTTTTGGTTTATCTTTCTCTGCGCTTTGTTCGATCGCTTCGACGGGATGGTTGCAAGAAAGCTCCAAATTGAATCTGAGCTGGGTAAGCAGCTAGATTCATTGTGTGACCTTATCTCGTTTGGCATCGCGCCTGCATTTTTGATTTATCAAGCTAGCTTGCACGAGTTTGGTATTCCTGGAATTGTTTTTATTCTAATTTATATCATTTGTGGAGCAATTCGGTTAGCTAGGTTCAACATCACAGAATTTAATGGCCATTTTTCAGGGGTTCCCATCACAGCTGCAGGCTGTTTGCTTGCACTTTCCTATTTAACTACGAACCTCCTTCCAAACTTTGTATTTATGTTTCTTGTCATTATCCTTTCATTTTTAATGATAAGTACGGTTCGAGTGAAAAAGCGTTAA
- a CDS encoding Na+/H+ antiporter subunit E: MAFQLLINLAIGLIWMFLSETYTFVSFLIGFVIGIFLLLLLNRFIPDTFYFNYVVAIWRLILLFIKELFIANIDVLKMVYKPKLDMQPGIIALPTELRSNWEITLLANLITLTPGTLSVDVSSDNRFIYIHAMDLPDVDEVITQIKETFEKAIKDVTR; this comes from the coding sequence ATGGCGTTTCAACTATTGATCAATCTCGCAATCGGGTTAATATGGATGTTTTTATCGGAAACCTATACGTTTGTGAGCTTTTTAATCGGATTTGTGATCGGAATTTTCCTGTTACTTTTGCTTAACCGATTTATTCCCGACACGTTCTATTTTAACTACGTGGTTGCGATTTGGAGATTGATCCTACTCTTTATAAAAGAGCTGTTCATTGCCAATATCGATGTGCTGAAAATGGTGTATAAGCCAAAACTGGATATGCAGCCCGGAATCATTGCTCTTCCGACGGAGTTACGATCAAATTGGGAGATCACGCTTCTCGCAAACTTGATCACATTAACACCCGGAACATTATCAGTCGATGTTTCTTCTGACAACCGTTTCATTTATATCCATGCGATGGACTTACCTGATGTCGATGAAGTCATTACACAGATTAAAGAGACCTTTGAGAAAGCTATAAAGGATGTGACACGATGA